One stretch of Pseudomonas fluorescens Q2-87 DNA includes these proteins:
- a CDS encoding DUF3325 family protein, with the protein MADGMSSLLVLMLQSVGLSTLALSQLVHWRKVMAGEPFPGPRALRWTALLALTLGLLLSQVALGVAMGMVFWLLALVPCGMVVTLLLCWRGSWLRGLGRLFKA; encoded by the coding sequence ATGGCTGATGGGATGTCGAGCCTGTTGGTGCTGATGCTTCAGAGTGTAGGGCTCAGCACGCTGGCGCTGAGTCAGCTCGTCCATTGGCGCAAGGTCATGGCGGGCGAACCGTTTCCCGGACCCCGAGCGTTGCGCTGGACCGCGCTACTGGCATTGACCTTGGGGTTGTTGTTGAGCCAGGTTGCCTTGGGTGTCGCCATGGGCATGGTCTTCTGGTTGCTGGCGCTGGTGCCCTGCGGCATGGTCGTGACGCTGCTATTGTGCTGGCGAGGATCGTGGCTACGCGGGTTGGGGCGCTTGTTCAAGGCTTGA
- a CDS encoding PepSY-associated TM helix domain-containing protein: MFDSVRQSMLWLHRFVGVGFSGLLLIAFFMGSLAVYDRELDSWMLPQTRLAPVDEPISLDRRVVPHVASLSEGKPLMQWYVEMPDARRPLLRFQAWTLEGNGYSRFLAPTGDQVLPDAGSRGGDFFYRLHYTLNITTWSAGTRLLGLAAMLGLIALIVGVCIHARLFQDLFTFRVDKSPRRLLDLHNLTGVFALPFHFVIMLTGVLILFPLYLPASVLAVYQEQADQFGAEANSAYRREASGKPGVLASLDQMMAQARLRWGNGEPTFVRVWHPGDANAYVEISRSAGDRLSEDEQTLYFDGANASLLYESKLPVAAGTFKFLAGLHVTHFQQPWLRALYFLAGLSGCVMLGSGLLYWLEKRRLQNANGPLSVAPMTLFTSALITGMPLATLAMLVANRWLPVELGGRADWEIRVFYGAWLLATAHAAQVIWRSPQRRAPWATQCLAISALAVLAVISNAWSTGDHPWQAIRQGFTAVAGVDLALLAVALLAASVGWRLLNRAGAVVVLGEVKNG; this comes from the coding sequence ATGTTCGACAGTGTTCGTCAGTCCATGCTGTGGTTGCACCGGTTCGTCGGCGTCGGTTTTTCCGGACTGTTGCTGATTGCTTTTTTCATGGGCAGCCTGGCGGTGTACGACCGTGAACTGGACAGTTGGATGTTGCCGCAAACCCGTCTGGCGCCTGTCGATGAGCCGATATCCCTGGATCGGCGTGTGGTGCCACATGTCGCAAGCCTGAGCGAAGGCAAACCGCTGATGCAGTGGTACGTCGAAATGCCCGATGCCCGTCGACCCTTGTTGCGCTTTCAAGCCTGGACCCTTGAGGGGAATGGCTACAGTCGATTTCTCGCACCGACGGGGGATCAAGTCTTGCCTGACGCCGGCAGTCGCGGCGGCGATTTTTTCTATCGACTGCATTACACCTTGAATATCACCACCTGGAGCGCCGGTACACGCTTGCTCGGTCTGGCGGCCATGTTGGGCTTGATTGCGTTGATCGTCGGCGTTTGCATCCACGCCCGCCTGTTCCAGGATCTGTTCACGTTTCGCGTCGACAAATCGCCCAGGCGCCTGTTGGATTTGCATAACCTCACGGGGGTTTTCGCCCTGCCGTTTCATTTCGTCATCATGCTGACCGGCGTGCTGATCCTGTTCCCGCTGTACCTGCCCGCCAGTGTGCTAGCGGTCTATCAAGAGCAGGCCGACCAGTTCGGGGCCGAAGCCAACTCGGCGTATCGTCGGGAAGCCTCAGGCAAACCGGGGGTTCTGGCGTCACTCGATCAGATGATGGCGCAAGCCCGGTTGCGCTGGGGTAACGGCGAGCCTACGTTCGTCCGGGTCTGGCATCCGGGGGATGCCAATGCTTACGTTGAGATCAGTCGCTCCGCCGGTGATCGTCTGAGCGAGGATGAGCAGACGCTGTATTTCGACGGTGCCAACGCCAGCCTGTTGTACGAATCCAAGTTGCCTGTCGCCGCCGGGACGTTCAAGTTCCTGGCGGGTCTGCACGTCACGCACTTTCAGCAGCCGTGGTTGCGCGCCTTGTATTTTCTCGCCGGTTTGAGTGGTTGCGTGATGCTGGGCAGCGGTTTGTTGTATTGGCTGGAGAAGCGCCGCCTGCAAAACGCGAATGGGCCGTTGAGCGTTGCGCCGATGACGCTGTTTACCAGCGCATTGATCACTGGGATGCCGCTGGCCACCTTGGCCATGCTCGTCGCCAATCGCTGGCTGCCGGTGGAGTTGGGCGGTAGAGCCGATTGGGAAATCCGGGTGTTTTATGGGGCCTGGCTGCTGGCGACCGCCCATGCCGCGCAGGTTATCTGGCGCTCACCGCAACGGCGCGCGCCATGGGCTACGCAGTGTCTGGCGATCAGCGCGTTGGCCGTGCTGGCGGTGATCTCGAATGCCTGGAGCACCGGCGATCATCCCTGGCAAGCCATCAGGCAAGGCTTCACGGCAGTCGCCGGGGTGGACCTGGCGCTGCTGGCGGTTGCGCTGCTGGCAGCCAGTGTAGGCTGGCGTTTGCTCAATCGCGCTGGCGCAGTGGTTGTGCTCGGAGAGGTGAAGAATGGCTGA
- a CDS encoding TonB-dependent siderophore receptor, with translation MQQRAKGRSTVKMGNLLLVPMVSGGMLLTTSAWAQEDDVNQAPTETPSTMTLPAQSIVGMQTEAPTVSVGTKVPLRLREVPQTINVIGQERIQKQNLYTLEDALGKVGGVTVQRIDASRLSFFSRGFEITSLQLDGTPTTMDNRIFLSPDLTMYDRVEVLKGPSGSLTGAGGPGGSINLVRKRPLSEAAVSAEISAGSWDNYRGMIDVTGPLTDSGNVRGRLVLSEHDQGFYYDGGGKRESNQIYGVVDIDLTPDTVWTIGASNQNTDIRGAQRSLPAYRYTNAAGQPAMSLPDASRKNFYGADWNRDYFWSTAVFTEVEHDLGDGWTTKLALRHADNNYDLTQAYARNGGGIDPADDLVSMNSIMFDYREKQDEADVYVDGPFNFLGREHKVLVGANYSRSEFASNGGYFSDFIGDVDLNDPQTDFPYPAFPDSDKLPTSVANTRSKAIYGNVRLSLSDPLTLVLGGRVTWLDMHRSQHQPTAGSPSEKVSDGVSQKFTPFYGLIYQLNDTYSLYGNYAGVFQPQPVSNLDINNGIIKPLEGKQYEVGIKGEYLDGALNASLAAFQIEEENRAVPDMNDPNSRASVASGKARTRGFEAELSGQVTPDWFLSANFTHTYKRYDSPNEQLQTYLPKNMLRVWTLYKLPGELEKWSLQGGVSVVSETFNKLDVPSIGMDGTKLRQGGYALYDAGIGYQITPNLSADLLGTNLTDKKYFQRINTFQDGNIFGDPRAVSMTLRAKF, from the coding sequence ATGCAACAACGGGCTAAGGGCCGGTCAACGGTCAAGATGGGGAATCTGCTACTGGTGCCGATGGTGAGCGGGGGGATGTTGCTCACCACGTCGGCATGGGCGCAAGAGGACGACGTCAATCAGGCGCCGACCGAGACACCAAGCACCATGACGCTGCCGGCGCAGTCGATCGTGGGTATGCAGACCGAAGCGCCGACCGTGTCGGTGGGGACCAAGGTGCCGTTGCGTCTTCGCGAAGTGCCGCAGACCATCAACGTGATCGGCCAGGAACGTATCCAGAAGCAGAATCTGTATACCCTTGAAGATGCCCTGGGTAAGGTCGGCGGTGTCACCGTCCAGCGTATCGACGCCAGCCGCTTGAGTTTCTTTTCCCGTGGTTTCGAGATCACCTCGTTGCAGCTGGATGGCACGCCGACCACCATGGATAACCGGATCTTCCTGTCTCCGGACTTGACGATGTATGACCGCGTCGAAGTGCTCAAGGGACCGTCCGGCAGCCTGACGGGTGCTGGCGGCCCCGGCGGCAGTATCAACCTGGTCCGCAAACGCCCGTTGAGCGAGGCGGCGGTATCGGCCGAAATCAGTGCCGGTTCCTGGGACAACTATCGGGGCATGATCGACGTCACCGGTCCGTTGACCGACAGCGGCAACGTGCGTGGACGCCTGGTGCTCAGCGAGCACGATCAAGGTTTCTACTACGACGGTGGCGGTAAGCGCGAATCGAACCAGATCTATGGCGTCGTCGACATTGACCTCACGCCCGATACCGTCTGGACCATCGGTGCGAGCAACCAGAATACCGACATCCGAGGCGCCCAGCGTTCGCTGCCAGCTTATCGCTACACCAATGCGGCCGGCCAGCCAGCCATGTCGCTGCCGGACGCCTCGCGCAAGAATTTCTACGGCGCCGACTGGAACCGCGACTACTTCTGGAGCACTGCGGTCTTCACTGAAGTCGAGCACGATTTGGGTGACGGCTGGACCACCAAGCTGGCCTTGCGTCACGCCGACAACAACTACGACCTGACCCAGGCCTATGCCCGCAACGGTGGCGGGATCGATCCGGCGGACGACCTGGTGTCGATGAACTCGATCATGTTCGATTATCGGGAGAAGCAGGACGAGGCGGACGTCTACGTCGACGGGCCCTTCAACTTCCTTGGCCGTGAGCACAAAGTGCTGGTGGGAGCCAACTATTCGCGCTCGGAGTTTGCGTCGAACGGGGGCTATTTCTCCGATTTCATTGGCGACGTCGACCTCAACGATCCACAGACGGACTTCCCTTATCCGGCCTTCCCAGATTCGGACAAACTGCCGACCAGCGTGGCCAACACCCGCTCCAAAGCGATCTATGGCAACGTGCGCCTGAGTCTCTCGGACCCTTTGACGCTAGTACTCGGCGGACGGGTGACCTGGCTTGATATGCATCGCAGCCAGCATCAACCCACGGCAGGTTCACCTTCGGAAAAAGTCAGCGATGGCGTTTCGCAGAAATTCACGCCGTTCTATGGCCTGATCTACCAGCTCAACGACACCTACTCCTTGTACGGCAACTACGCCGGGGTGTTCCAGCCGCAGCCTGTCAGCAACCTGGACATCAACAATGGCATCATCAAGCCCCTTGAAGGTAAGCAGTACGAAGTGGGCATCAAGGGCGAATACCTCGACGGTGCCTTGAACGCATCGCTGGCGGCGTTCCAGATCGAAGAAGAGAACCGCGCGGTTCCGGATATGAACGACCCGAACTCCCGGGCATCGGTCGCCAGCGGCAAGGCCCGGACACGGGGTTTCGAAGCTGAATTGAGTGGGCAGGTGACTCCGGACTGGTTCCTGAGCGCCAACTTCACCCACACCTACAAGCGCTATGACAGCCCTAACGAGCAGTTGCAGACTTACCTGCCGAAAAATATGTTGCGCGTCTGGACGCTCTACAAGTTGCCTGGCGAGTTGGAAAAGTGGAGCTTGCAGGGCGGCGTCAGTGTCGTCAGCGAAACGTTCAACAAGCTGGACGTGCCTTCGATCGGCATGGATGGCACCAAGCTGCGCCAGGGCGGGTACGCCTTGTACGATGCCGGTATCGGTTACCAGATCACACCGAATCTGTCGGCAGACCTGCTCGGTACCAACCTGACCGACAAGAAGTATTTCCAGCGCATCAACACCTTCCAGGACGGGAACATCTTTGGTGATCCTCGTGCAGTGTCCATGACCTTGCGCGCCAAGTTCTGA
- a CDS encoding cyclic peptide export ABC transporter → MTLFLSLLKRHRALLSLGLLASLVSAAAGIGLLNEINRLIAGAVTMNTLLAARFVGLLVLLFACGFGSQALLTALGHRVVYELRLQMVKRLLDTSIEQLEKIGEASLYATLSKDIVSIGQAFNRLPFVFYNTVLMLGGCLYMAWLSWQLLLICVVGLSLGTWLAHGWFNKMRQLMKRVRETDDRLYAAYQGAIEGRFELALNARRKERFYSLDLQPAAEYARRNEVHADRYWTLSLNWTVALILALAGGLFAAGAWLGLGNGVIAAFVLVLMFLRMPLNDLIGSLPTLVAGNVSLAKIETLAFADYRTEFTAQTGQADARQPMLELQGLGYDYPHAADDYGFRLGPVDLSVAKGEILFIVGGNGSGKSTLAKLLTGLYEPGAGTLRLQGVEITPPLRDWYRAHFSTVFSSFYLFERLVGPSGDFDMDLAQAWLERLRMERKVTIDEHGGLSTTRLSQGQRKRLALLVALVEERPILLLDEWAADQDPGFRGFFYQQLLPELKAQGKTIIAISHDDRYFSIADRVLKCDGGQLYPFDHAGADVEQHSAQGHWLPV, encoded by the coding sequence ATGACCCTGTTTTTATCTCTTCTCAAGCGTCACCGAGCGTTGCTGAGCCTGGGCCTGTTGGCCAGCCTGGTCAGCGCCGCTGCCGGCATTGGATTGCTCAATGAGATCAATCGCCTGATCGCCGGCGCTGTCACCATGAACACGCTGCTGGCGGCGAGGTTCGTTGGCTTGCTGGTGCTGCTGTTTGCCTGCGGTTTCGGTTCCCAGGCCTTGTTGACCGCGCTGGGTCACCGCGTGGTGTACGAATTGCGCTTGCAGATGGTCAAGCGCTTGCTGGACACCTCCATCGAACAGCTGGAAAAAATCGGCGAAGCCAGCCTGTATGCGACCTTGAGCAAGGACATCGTCAGCATCGGTCAGGCTTTCAATCGCTTGCCGTTCGTGTTTTACAACACCGTGTTGATGCTGGGTGGTTGCCTGTACATGGCTTGGTTGTCCTGGCAGCTGCTACTGATATGTGTCGTTGGCCTGAGCTTGGGAACCTGGTTGGCCCACGGCTGGTTCAACAAGATGCGCCAACTGATGAAGCGTGTACGGGAAACTGACGACCGCTTGTACGCGGCCTATCAGGGCGCGATCGAGGGACGCTTCGAACTGGCGCTCAATGCCCGGCGCAAGGAGCGTTTCTATTCGCTGGACCTGCAGCCTGCCGCGGAGTATGCGCGGCGCAACGAAGTGCACGCCGATCGTTACTGGACCTTGAGCCTGAACTGGACGGTGGCCCTGATCCTTGCACTGGCGGGTGGCTTGTTCGCTGCCGGTGCCTGGTTGGGCCTGGGCAATGGCGTTATCGCCGCGTTCGTCCTGGTGCTGATGTTCTTGCGCATGCCCCTGAATGACTTGATCGGCAGCCTGCCGACCCTGGTAGCGGGCAATGTCTCGCTGGCCAAGATCGAGACCTTGGCCTTTGCCGATTACCGTACCGAATTCACGGCGCAGACCGGTCAGGCGGATGCCCGCCAGCCCATGCTCGAATTGCAGGGGCTGGGCTACGACTATCCCCATGCCGCCGACGACTATGGTTTCCGCCTGGGGCCGGTGGACCTGAGTGTGGCGAAGGGTGAAATCCTGTTCATCGTCGGCGGCAACGGCAGTGGCAAGTCGACCCTGGCCAAGTTGCTGACCGGGCTGTATGAGCCCGGCGCCGGGACCTTGCGCCTGCAGGGCGTGGAAATCACCCCGCCGTTGCGGGACTGGTACCGCGCGCATTTCTCCACGGTATTTTCCAGCTTCTATCTGTTCGAGCGTCTGGTCGGTCCTAGCGGTGACTTCGACATGGATTTGGCCCAGGCGTGGCTTGAGCGTCTGCGCATGGAGCGCAAGGTCACGATCGACGAACACGGTGGCCTCTCCACCACTCGCCTGTCCCAAGGGCAGCGCAAGCGGTTGGCATTGCTGGTGGCGTTGGTGGAGGAGCGGCCGATCCTTTTGCTCGATGAGTGGGCCGCTGATCAGGACCCCGGTTTCCGTGGTTTTTTCTATCAGCAGCTGCTGCCTGAATTGAAGGCCCAGGGGAAAACCATTATCGCGATCAGTCATGACGATCGTTATTTTTCCATCGCCGATCGAGTCCTCAAATGCGACGGCGGCCAGCTGTATCCGTTCGATCATGCAGGGGCGGATGTCGAACAGCATTCAGCGCAGGGGCATTGGCTCCCTGTCTGA
- a CDS encoding non-ribosomal peptide synthetase, which produces MNDFDDALLALLQDDELQLPDSLQRQSGAGPQVLSFAQQRLWFLQRLEPNATAYNLSRAFLFTGALNVPALRLAFEALIKRHGVLRTRFIEVDGEPRQELLDDVAFIMQEHEMPGVDRVARHEHLASLLALEDQSAFVLSQAPLLEVKLIRYDVSSHALLLKMHHIVSDAWSNPILVGDLASAYTQAVRGETPTLPPLPVQYVDYAIWQRQRLDTDAVQADLEYWKNYLGASVPVLELPTDFPRPAQQSQRGQRLRFTLDPVQSARIQAFCRDCASTPFVILLAAWQLLLARFSGQQAFAVGVPHGGRSREELEQMLGFFVNTLVYRVQLDPQLTGRALCQRLRSESLSALQHAELPFELLLDHLEIERDVSRSPVFQAMFNLSTGSAVNLALPGLEVERVLPTQDSAKFDLTLDVAVRPDGVYCELEYNLDLFSPVTAERLAGCYRQLLDGLMTQPDVPVWQLPMLDDAQRLQQLEAWNRTDRTLVPNQGVPDLFERQVDAGPDRCALISGEQPLSYAALNARANRLAHWLRAAGVVADQRVGVCLDRDADLLVTLLAIQKSGGAYLPIDPGQPAARNADIIEQARPGLVLTREALRDVVGSAACVVTLETLDAALPALPDTNLERVTHPRQLAYTLYTSGSTGRPKGVDIECQAFVNFLLGIQEHVQLSSTDRLLAVTTLGFDIAGLELFLPLIQGATVVLASREAALDPPALIDLLERHAITVMQATPATWQMLVDHPSAAWKGLRVLCGGEALGAELAERLLARQVKLLNVYGPTETTVWSAVHGVERVDSAVIPIGQPLANNRLYVLDEFLEPQPVGVAGDLYIGGSGVARGYADRPELTAASFVPNPFVQPHAPGVQAGSRLYRTGDRARYRADGGLEFLGRSDFQIKLRGFRIEPGEIEAALAALPGVAQAVVVMRRGPGNQDVLVAYLCGEIIEVDSAAVTQRLRERLPAYMIPGAFVVLTKLPLNANGKIDRKALPEPLWNAGAAGEEPVGEWQTSLAEIWKEVLGVWPITSDADLFRLGAQSLQLVRIQARIRHQFGCEVALAQLFAHPVLSDMAALIEQACATPEVDELTAIENLLLAFE; this is translated from the coding sequence ATGAACGACTTTGATGATGCATTGCTTGCGCTCCTCCAGGATGATGAATTACAGCTGCCCGACAGTCTCCAAAGGCAATCCGGCGCTGGGCCGCAAGTCCTTTCCTTCGCTCAGCAGCGCCTTTGGTTCCTGCAACGTCTGGAACCGAATGCCACGGCTTACAACCTGTCCCGCGCTTTTTTGTTTACGGGAGCGTTGAACGTTCCAGCGTTGCGTTTGGCATTCGAGGCGCTGATCAAGCGTCATGGCGTATTGCGGACCCGATTTATCGAAGTCGATGGCGAGCCCCGACAAGAGCTGCTCGACGATGTGGCCTTCATCATGCAAGAGCATGAGATGCCAGGCGTCGATCGTGTCGCGCGGCATGAACATCTGGCGTCGTTGCTGGCGCTTGAGGATCAGTCGGCGTTTGTCCTGTCCCAGGCGCCGCTGCTAGAGGTCAAGCTGATTCGCTACGACGTCTCCAGCCATGCGCTGCTGTTGAAAATGCATCACATCGTGTCCGACGCGTGGTCCAATCCGATTCTCGTGGGCGATCTGGCCTCGGCTTACACCCAGGCTGTCCGAGGTGAAACCCCGACGTTGCCCCCATTGCCCGTGCAATACGTGGACTACGCGATCTGGCAGCGACAACGCCTCGACACTGACGCCGTGCAGGCTGATCTCGAGTACTGGAAAAACTACCTGGGCGCGTCGGTACCGGTGCTGGAATTGCCCACCGATTTTCCGCGTCCCGCCCAGCAAAGCCAGCGTGGCCAGCGGCTGCGGTTCACCCTGGACCCCGTCCAATCCGCTCGGATCCAGGCGTTCTGTCGCGATTGTGCGTCGACTCCTTTTGTCATCCTTCTGGCGGCCTGGCAGTTGCTGTTGGCGCGCTTTAGCGGCCAACAGGCTTTTGCCGTGGGCGTCCCCCACGGCGGGCGCAGCCGCGAAGAGCTGGAGCAGATGCTGGGCTTTTTCGTGAACACGCTGGTTTATCGTGTTCAGTTGGATCCGCAACTGACGGGTCGTGCACTTTGCCAGCGTTTGCGCAGTGAGTCGCTGTCTGCCCTGCAGCACGCCGAACTGCCATTCGAGTTGCTGCTCGATCACCTCGAAATCGAGCGTGACGTCAGTCGCTCACCGGTGTTCCAGGCGATGTTCAACTTGAGCACGGGCTCGGCAGTCAACCTGGCCTTGCCCGGGCTTGAGGTCGAACGTGTGTTGCCGACGCAAGACAGCGCCAAATTCGATCTCACCCTGGACGTAGCGGTTCGCCCCGACGGTGTGTACTGCGAACTGGAATACAACCTGGACCTGTTCTCGCCTGTCACCGCCGAGCGTCTCGCCGGGTGTTATCGCCAGTTGCTGGATGGGCTCATGACTCAACCGGACGTGCCGGTCTGGCAATTGCCGATGCTTGATGACGCCCAGCGCTTGCAACAATTGGAAGCCTGGAACCGGACCGATCGAACGCTGGTACCGAATCAAGGCGTGCCGGACCTGTTCGAGCGTCAGGTCGATGCCGGTCCTGATCGCTGCGCCTTGATCAGCGGGGAGCAACCGTTGAGCTACGCAGCGCTCAACGCCCGCGCCAATCGACTGGCCCATTGGTTGAGAGCGGCCGGTGTGGTAGCGGATCAACGGGTAGGCGTTTGCCTTGACCGTGACGCTGATTTGCTTGTGACGCTGCTTGCCATCCAGAAAAGCGGCGGTGCCTACCTGCCAATCGACCCTGGGCAACCGGCGGCACGCAATGCCGATATCATCGAACAGGCCCGACCGGGCCTGGTGTTGACGCGCGAGGCCCTGCGGGACGTCGTCGGTTCCGCCGCCTGCGTGGTCACCCTGGAAACGCTGGACGCTGCATTGCCAGCACTGCCCGATACCAACCTGGAGCGGGTCACTCATCCGCGTCAATTGGCGTACACCCTTTATACCTCCGGCTCCACAGGGCGCCCCAAAGGCGTCGACATTGAATGCCAGGCGTTTGTGAATTTCCTGCTGGGCATCCAGGAACATGTGCAACTGAGCAGCACTGATCGGCTCCTGGCGGTGACCACCCTGGGCTTCGATATCGCTGGGCTGGAACTGTTTTTGCCGTTGATCCAGGGCGCGACCGTGGTCCTGGCCAGCCGTGAGGCCGCCCTGGACCCACCGGCATTGATCGACTTGCTCGAGCGCCACGCCATCACTGTCATGCAGGCGACACCTGCCACGTGGCAAATGCTGGTCGATCACCCTTCAGCCGCCTGGAAAGGCCTGCGGGTGCTCTGCGGTGGCGAAGCCTTGGGGGCGGAACTGGCTGAACGGCTGTTGGCACGCCAGGTCAAGTTGCTGAATGTCTACGGTCCCACGGAAACCACGGTGTGGTCGGCGGTGCACGGGGTGGAGCGGGTCGACAGTGCCGTCATCCCCATCGGCCAGCCGTTGGCCAACAATCGCCTGTATGTCCTGGACGAGTTTCTTGAGCCCCAGCCGGTCGGCGTTGCCGGTGATCTGTACATCGGTGGCAGCGGTGTCGCCCGAGGTTATGCCGATCGGCCTGAATTGACCGCCGCGTCATTCGTTCCCAACCCATTCGTGCAGCCTCATGCACCGGGCGTCCAGGCGGGCAGTCGCTTGTACAGGACGGGCGATCGTGCGCGTTATCGCGCCGACGGTGGGCTGGAGTTCCTGGGGCGCAGCGATTTCCAGATCAAGCTGCGCGGCTTTCGCATCGAGCCAGGCGAGATCGAGGCAGCGTTGGCCGCGTTGCCAGGCGTGGCCCAGGCGGTCGTGGTGATGCGACGGGGCCCGGGTAATCAGGACGTCCTGGTGGCGTATCTGTGCGGTGAAATCATCGAGGTGGACAGCGCTGCCGTGACCCAGCGACTGCGTGAACGGCTGCCGGCCTACATGATCCCCGGGGCTTTTGTCGTGTTGACGAAACTGCCACTCAATGCCAACGGCAAGATCGATCGCAAGGCGCTGCCGGAGCCGCTGTGGAATGCCGGGGCAGCGGGGGAGGAGCCTGTAGGAGAGTGGCAGACAAGCCTCGCCGAGATCTGGAAAGAAGTGCTCGGCGTCTGGCCCATCACATCCGATGCCGATCTGTTCCGGTTGGGCGCGCAATCGCTGCAACTGGTCAGGATCCAGGCACGGATCAGGCACCAGTTTGGCTGTGAGGTTGCACTGGCGCAGTTGTTCGCTCACCCGGTGCTCAGTGACATGGCCGCGTTGATCGAGCAAGCCTGCGCTACCCCCGAGGTTGATGAACTGACCGCTATCGAAAACCTGTTGCTGGCCTTCGAATAA
- a CDS encoding class I SAM-dependent methyltransferase, with protein MDEVKLNEFMGKLVSDMGAAAMLANVILGDELGLYKAMADSRPVTPQQLASKTGCHPRLVQEWLSAHVASGYMEHHDGQFTLPEEQALALAIEDSPVYVAGGVMVVASMFHDKDKLLAAMRGDGGLPWGDHHPCMFSGTERFFRPGYKSFLVSQWLPALEGVVEKLVAGARVADIGCGHGASTIVMAKAFPASRFVGFDYHAPSIATATQRAKEGGVDDRVSFAQSTAKDFPGDDYDLICYFDCLHDMGDPVGAAQHAYRSLKADGTVLLVEPYAKDTLDENITPVGRLFYAASTFICTPNSLSQEVGLGLGAQAGEARLREVFDAAGFKHLRRATETPFNLILEARK; from the coding sequence ATGGACGAGGTAAAACTCAACGAGTTCATGGGCAAGCTGGTGTCCGATATGGGCGCCGCCGCCATGCTCGCCAATGTGATCCTTGGCGATGAACTCGGGTTGTACAAAGCCATGGCCGATAGCCGACCGGTTACCCCGCAGCAACTCGCCTCGAAAACCGGCTGTCATCCGCGGCTGGTTCAAGAGTGGCTCAGTGCGCACGTGGCCTCAGGCTATATGGAACACCACGACGGACAATTCACGTTACCGGAGGAACAGGCGTTGGCATTGGCCATCGAGGATTCACCGGTGTACGTAGCCGGCGGGGTGATGGTGGTGGCGTCCATGTTTCACGACAAGGACAAACTGCTGGCTGCAATGCGCGGTGATGGCGGACTGCCCTGGGGTGATCACCATCCGTGCATGTTCAGCGGTACCGAGCGCTTCTTCCGGCCCGGCTACAAATCCTTTCTGGTGTCGCAATGGTTACCGGCCCTGGAAGGGGTTGTGGAAAAGCTCGTTGCTGGCGCGCGGGTGGCAGACATCGGTTGTGGGCACGGCGCCTCGACAATCGTCATGGCGAAGGCCTTCCCGGCGTCGCGCTTTGTCGGGTTCGACTATCACGCACCATCCATCGCCACCGCGACGCAGCGTGCCAAGGAGGGTGGGGTCGATGATCGCGTCAGCTTTGCCCAAAGCACCGCAAAAGACTTTCCCGGGGACGATTACGATCTGATTTGCTACTTCGATTGCCTGCATGACATGGGGGATCCGGTCGGTGCCGCGCAACATGCCTATCGCTCGCTGAAGGCGGACGGTACGGTTTTGCTGGTCGAGCCCTATGCCAAGGACACGCTCGACGAGAACATCACCCCTGTCGGGCGGCTGTTCTATGCTGCTTCCACTTTCATCTGCACACCGAACTCGCTGTCCCAGGAAGTGGGGCTGGGCTTGGGAGCCCAGGCAGGCGAGGCGAGGTTACGCGAGGTATTCGACGCGGCTGGGTTCAAACACCTGCGTCGTGCGACAGAAACACCCTTCAATCTGATCCTGGAGGCCCGTAAGTGA
- a CDS encoding Ohr family peroxiredoxin: MGAGRALYTVRVHTKGFRDGGYSRSDDGCLNIRHSLPGFDSSGTNSEQLFAASWSACFDAALGLAALKQKVSLPVDVSIDAEVDLCLSGEAYFLCARLTVSLPGLDREVAHKLIYTAHQTCPYSKAVRGNVEVQLSLL, encoded by the coding sequence ATGGGGGCCGGAAGAGCGTTGTATACCGTCAGGGTTCACACAAAAGGTTTTCGCGACGGGGGTTACTCTCGCAGTGATGACGGCTGCTTGAACATCAGGCACTCGCTACCGGGTTTCGATAGCAGCGGGACGAACTCGGAACAGCTTTTTGCAGCTAGTTGGTCTGCCTGTTTCGACGCGGCGCTGGGCCTGGCGGCACTGAAGCAGAAGGTGTCACTACCGGTTGACGTCTCTATCGATGCCGAGGTCGATCTTTGCCTCAGTGGAGAGGCGTACTTTCTATGCGCTCGGTTGACCGTCAGCTTGCCGGGACTGGATCGCGAGGTAGCGCACAAACTGATCTACACCGCCCACCAGACATGCCCTTACTCCAAAGCCGTCCGCGGCAATGTCGAGGTTCAGCTCAGTCTCCTCTGA